From Gemmatimonadales bacterium, one genomic window encodes:
- a CDS encoding class I SAM-dependent methyltransferase, translating to MQDLVAERKFYADLFEKNPENEHITSGYEELHDLALPKPPAGPVLDLGCGTGAHAVRLARRGCDVIAVDLTREGVRSARARFAKEKLPGRFFVADAERLPLKDGAVSVAWTFLLLHHFPRLDKLPLELSRVARDKVIAYEPNAQNLLTWLANNVVNRFIGISAMTPNQRALRPGRVRRAFARLGFGVTGVHYVDRKWSDNLGWLRHGYEVLTAWLPNRFRANKFLIILEKRAA from the coding sequence ATGCAAGACCTTGTGGCCGAACGGAAGTTCTACGCCGACCTGTTCGAGAAGAACCCGGAGAACGAGCACATCACCAGCGGCTACGAGGAGCTGCACGACCTGGCGCTCCCCAAGCCGCCGGCCGGCCCGGTCCTCGACCTCGGCTGCGGGACGGGCGCCCACGCCGTGCGGCTCGCGCGGCGCGGCTGCGACGTCATCGCCGTGGACCTCACCCGCGAAGGCGTGCGCTCGGCCCGGGCGCGGTTCGCGAAGGAGAAGCTCCCCGGCCGGTTCTTCGTCGCCGACGCGGAGCGGCTGCCGCTCAAGGACGGCGCGGTCAGCGTGGCGTGGACCTTCCTGCTGCTGCATCACTTCCCGAGGCTCGACAAGCTGCCGCTCGAGCTGTCGCGCGTCGCGCGCGACAAGGTCATCGCCTACGAGCCCAACGCGCAGAACCTGCTCACCTGGCTGGCCAACAACGTGGTCAACCGCTTCATCGGCATCTCCGCCATGACGCCGAACCAGCGCGCGCTGCGCCCGGGGCGGGTCCGGCGGGCGTTCGCGCGGCTCGGCTTCGGGGTCACCGGCGTGCACTACGTGGACCGCAAGTGGTCCGACAACCTGGGGTGGCTGCGGCACGGCTACGAGGTGCTCACCGCCTGGCTGCCGAACCGGTTCCGCGCCAACAAGTTCCTGATCATCCTGGAGAAGCGCGCGGCGTGA